AGCCAGCAGGGCAGGCGTTTTCACCCGAGCGAAATTGCCATCAAGGCTGGCGACACCGTCACCATCTCGAACGATGACGAGTTCCTCCACCATGTCTATATCAAGGGGGAAGGGATGGAATACGATTCTGGCGGGCAGCCGATCGGCACCTCGCTCACCATCCCTTTTCCTGCAAAGGGTGTGTTTGAGGTGCGCTGCGACATCCATCCCAAAATGCGGCTGACCGTGACGGTCGAATAAGCCCTGAGGCGTTTAGATATAATGCGCCTGCAGCGGCGGGAAGCCGTTGAACTCGATCGCTGAATAGCTCGTTGTATAGGCACCGGTCGAGAACCAGTAGAGCCGGTCGCCGATCTGAAGATCGAGCGGCAACGGATATTTGAAGTCCTCATACATGATGTCGGCGCTGTCGCAGGTCGGGCCTGCGATGGTGCAGCCTTCAAGCTCGCCGCTGCGGTCGGTATAGATCGGGTATTTGATAGCCTCGTCCATCGTCTCGATAAGGCCTGAAAACTTGCCAACGTCTGTGAAGACCCAGCGGTTGAGCGAGGTGTTGCCCTTGCGGCTGATCAGCACGACTTCGGA
The Gimibacter soli DNA segment above includes these coding regions:
- a CDS encoding plastocyanin/azurin family copper-binding protein; amino-acid sequence: MMTTLSRSALLRLAALLTLGAPAWAADHVVSQQGRRFHPSEIAIKAGDTVTISNDDEFLHHVYIKGEGMEYDSGGQPIGTSLTIPFPAKGVFEVRCDIHPKMRLTVTVE